A genomic window from Phoenix dactylifera cultivar Barhee BC4 unplaced genomic scaffold, palm_55x_up_171113_PBpolish2nd_filt_p 000007F, whole genome shotgun sequence includes:
- the LOC103705426 gene encoding C-factor isoform X2, with product MMKLAVSPPILMRSLRKAFSCSAAPRWEGGVSMVQGASRGIGLEFATATSIRESYGSLNLLINASGILSVPNILQPETTLSKVEKSSLLLAYEVNAIGPILVIKHMWPLLKVGGGSRIKRKFAVVANLSARVGSIGDNGLGGWYAYRSSKAALNQLTKTISVEFARRKDPIICILLHPGTVDTDLSQPFQRNVPEGKLFTKEFSVQKLLSIIENSKSSDNGKFFAWDGQEIPW from the exons ATGATGAAGCTAGCGGTATCACCACCAATCTTGATGAGATCGTTGAGAAAGGCATTTTCTTGCAGCGCTGCACCCAGGTGGGAAGGTGGCGTCTCCATGGTGCAAGGAGCTTCCAGAGGAATTGGCCTTGAATTC GCAACAGCAACCTCTATAAGAGAAAGCTATGGGTCACTGAACCTACTGATTAATGCTTCTGGAATTCTTTCAGTGCCTAACATATTACAACCTG AAACAACACTGAGCAAGGTAGAGAAATCATCTCTGCTGCTTGCATACGAAGTCAATGCCATCGGCCCCATTCTTGTGATTAAG CACATGTGGCCACTTCTAAAGGTGGGCGGTGGCTccagaatcaaaagaaaatttgcTGTTGTAGCAAACTTAAGTGCTAGAGTGGGCTCAATTGGAGACAATGGTTTGGGGGGATGGTATGCATATCGCTCTTCAAAAGCAGCATTAAATCAGT TGACGAAGACTATATCCGTGGAGTTTGCTCGAAGAAAAGATCCAATTATTTGCATTCTGTTGCATCCTGGAACTGTTGATACAGACCTTTCACAGCCATTCCAGAGAAATGTACCAGAGGGTAAGCTCTTTACAAAAGAGTTCTCGGTACAGAAGCTCTTAAGCATCATAGAGAACTCTAAAAGCAGTGACAATGGGAAATTCTTTGCTTGGGATGGTCAAGAAATTCCTTGGTAA
- the LOC103705426 gene encoding C-factor isoform X1 has product MMKLAVSPPILMRSLRKAFSCSAAPRWEGGVSMVQGASRGIGLEFARQLLERNEKGHVIATCRNPDGATSLLELKRKFMERLNIMQLDVTKESTIQATATSIRESYGSLNLLINASGILSVPNILQPETTLSKVEKSSLLLAYEVNAIGPILVIKHMWPLLKVGGGSRIKRKFAVVANLSARVGSIGDNGLGGWYAYRSSKAALNQLTKTISVEFARRKDPIICILLHPGTVDTDLSQPFQRNVPEGKLFTKEFSVQKLLSIIENSKSSDNGKFFAWDGQEIPW; this is encoded by the exons ATGATGAAGCTAGCGGTATCACCACCAATCTTGATGAGATCGTTGAGAAAGGCATTTTCTTGCAGCGCTGCACCCAGGTGGGAAGGTGGCGTCTCCATGGTGCAAGGAGCTTCCAGAGGAATTGGCCTTGAATTC GcaaggcaactgttggagaggAATGAAAAGGGGCATGTTATTGCTACTTGTCGGAATCCTGATGGGGCAACTAGCCTTCTTGAATTGAAAAGGAAATTTATGGAACGCCTCAACATAATGCAACTGGATGTAACAAAAGAAAGCACCATACAG GCAACAGCAACCTCTATAAGAGAAAGCTATGGGTCACTGAACCTACTGATTAATGCTTCTGGAATTCTTTCAGTGCCTAACATATTACAACCTG AAACAACACTGAGCAAGGTAGAGAAATCATCTCTGCTGCTTGCATACGAAGTCAATGCCATCGGCCCCATTCTTGTGATTAAG CACATGTGGCCACTTCTAAAGGTGGGCGGTGGCTccagaatcaaaagaaaatttgcTGTTGTAGCAAACTTAAGTGCTAGAGTGGGCTCAATTGGAGACAATGGTTTGGGGGGATGGTATGCATATCGCTCTTCAAAAGCAGCATTAAATCAGT TGACGAAGACTATATCCGTGGAGTTTGCTCGAAGAAAAGATCCAATTATTTGCATTCTGTTGCATCCTGGAACTGTTGATACAGACCTTTCACAGCCATTCCAGAGAAATGTACCAGAGGGTAAGCTCTTTACAAAAGAGTTCTCGGTACAGAAGCTCTTAAGCATCATAGAGAACTCTAAAAGCAGTGACAATGGGAAATTCTTTGCTTGGGATGGTCAAGAAATTCCTTGGTAA